One window of Arvicola amphibius chromosome 6, mArvAmp1.2, whole genome shotgun sequence genomic DNA carries:
- the Rps8 gene encoding 40S ribosomal protein S8, whose protein sequence is MGISRDNWHKRRKTGGKRKPYHKKRKYELGRPAANTKIGPRRIHTVRVRGGNKKYRALRLDVGNFSWGSECCTRKTRIIDVVYNASNNELVRTKTLVKNCIVLIDSTPYRQWYESHYALPLGRKKGAKLTPEEEEILNKKRSKKIQKKYDERKKNAKISSLLEEQFQQGKLLACIASRPGQCGRADGYVLEGKELEFYLRKIKARKGK, encoded by the exons ATGG GCATCTCTCGGGACAACTGGCACAAGCGCCGCAAGACCGGGGGTAAGCGAAAGCCCTACCACAAGAAGCGGAAGTATGAGCTGGGACGGCCTGCGGCTAACACTAAG ATTGGCCCTCGTCGCATCCACACGGTCCGTGTGCGAGGAGGCAATAAGAAGTACCGTGCCCTAAGATTGGATGTGGGGAACTTTTCCTGGGGTTCCGAGT GTTGTACTCGCAAAACAAGGATCATTGATGTTGTCTACAATGCATCCAATAATGAGCTGGTCCGCACCAAGACTCTGGTCAAGAACTGCATTGTGCTTATTGACAGCACACCGTACCGACAGTGGTACGAGTCCCACTATGCACTGCCCCTGGGCCGCAAGAAGGGGGCCAAGCTG actcctgaggaggaagaaatattaaacaaaaaacgatcaaagaaaattcagaagaaatacgatgaaaggaaaaagaacgcCAAGATCAGcagtcttctggaggagcagttCCAGCAGGGCAAGCTTCTGG CCTGTATCGCCTCAAGACCAGGCCAGTGCGGCAGAGCAGATGGCTATGTGCTAGAAGGCAAGGAGCTGGAGTTCTATCTGAGGAAGATCAAAGCCCGGAAAGGCAAATAA
- the Best4 gene encoding LOW QUALITY PROTEIN: bestrophin-4 (The sequence of the model RefSeq protein was modified relative to this genomic sequence to represent the inferred CDS: inserted 2 bases in 1 codon; deleted 2 bases in 1 codon) has translation MTVSYTLKVAEARFGAFSGLLLRWRGSIYKLLYKEFLLFGALYAVLSITYRLLLTQEQKHIYAQVARYCNRSADLIPLSFVLGFYVTLVVNRWWSQYTSIPLPDQLMCCSQPCVHGVDQSGRLLRRTLIRYANLASVLVLRSVSTRVLKRFPTMEHVVDAGFMSQEERKKFESLKSDLXQVLVPCVWFTNLAAQARRDGRIRDDIALCLILEELNKYRAKCSMLFHYDWISIPLVYTQVVTIAVYSFFALSLVGRQFVEPETGAAKVQESLDSGKEPSPALGDLDMFVPLTTLLQFFFYAGWLKVAEQLINPFGEDDDDFETNQLIDRNLQVSLLSVDDMYQNLPPAEKDQYWDEAQPQPPYTVATAAESLRPSFLGSTFNLRMSDDPEQCLQVEASPRSDLPAPSTQTPLLGRFLGTGALSPAVSLRNFGRARGAPRTPHLLRLRTELGGEEAASRIDEAEESGDEALEP, from the exons ATGACAGTGTCCTACACTCTCAAGGTGGCAGAGGCGCGCTTTGGAGCCTTCTCCGGCCTGCTCCTTCGTTGGAGGGGCAGCATCTACAAGCTCTTGTACAAGGAGTTCCTGCTCTTCGGTGCTTTGTATGCCGTACTCAGCATCACGTACCG GCTGTTGCTGACCCAGGAGCAGAAGCATATTTATGCCCAGGTGGCCCGATACTGCAACCGCTCAGCAGACCTCATCCCCCTGTCCTTCGTGCTGG GTTTCTACGTGACTTTGGTGGTGAACCGATGGTGGTCTCAGTACACAAGCATCCCACTGCCTGACCAGTTAATGTGTTGT TCTCAGCCCTGTGTGCACGGTGTGGACCAGAGTGGCCGTTTACTACGCCGAACTCTCATCCGCTATGCCAACCTGGCATCCGTGCTGGTGCTGCGTTCCGTGAGCACCCGTGTGCTCAAGCGCTTCCCCACTATGGAGCACGTGGTGGATGCAG GTTTCATGTctcaggaagagaggaaaaagtttGAGAGCTTGAAATCTGACTT ACAAGTACTGGTCCCTTGCGTCTGGTTCACTAACCTCGCCGCGCAGGCCCGCAGGGATGGACGAATCCGTGATGACATTGCTCTCTGTCTCATACTGGAA GAGCTGAACAAGTATCGTGCCAAGTGCAGCATGCTGTTTCACTATGACTGGATCAGCATCCCCCTTGTCTACACCCAG GTGGTGACGATAGCTGTGTATTCCTTCTTTGCCCTTTCCCTGGTGGGCCGACAGTTTGTGGAGCCAGAAACGGGGGCTGCCAAAGTTCAGGAGTCTCTGGATTCAGGGAAGgagccctctccagccctgggggacCTGGACATGTTCGTGCCTCTTACCACATTGCTGCAGTTTTTCTTTTATGCTGGTTGGCTCAAG GTAGCCGAACAGCTCATTAACCCCTTTGGTGAGGATGACGATGACTTTGAGACCAACCAGCTCATAGATCGAAACCTGCAG GTGTCCCTGCTCTCTGTGGATGATATGTACCAGAACCTGCCTCCTGCCGAGAAGGATCAGTACTGGGATGAGGCCCAACCTCAGCCACCCTATACGGTGGCCACAGCCGCCGAGTCACTGCGTCCTTCCTTTCTGGGTTCCACCTTCAACCTGCG CATGAGCGACGACCCTGAGCAGTGCCTGCAGGTGGAGGCGTCCCCAAGGTCCGACCTGCCGGCACCCTCCACGCAGACCCCGCTGCTGGGCCGCTTCCTGGGCACAGGAGCACTGTCACCAGCTGTCAGCCTGCGGAACTTCGGCCGAGCGCGCGGTGCTCCCAGGACGCCGCACCTGCTTCGCTTGCGGACCGAGTTGGGTGGCGAGGAGGCTGCAAGCCGTATAGATGAGGCTGAGGAATCTGGGGATGAAGCCCTGGAACCTTGA